The following are encoded together in the Panicum virgatum strain AP13 chromosome 6K, P.virgatum_v5, whole genome shotgun sequence genome:
- the LOC120713337 gene encoding exopolygalacturonase-like — MEDGVRDGRRRDGGGAGGDLPHRPGAVPRPLQGIHHHLPAAGKASVRDHPSAACCQSLQLGPSDMGSSVQGTLKAATDLKQFGNDWIEFGWVNGLTVAGGTIDGQGAASWPFNKCPVRKDCKVLPTSVLFVNNQNTVVKDLTSVNPKFFHIALLSCKSIKMSGLKISAPSNSPNTDGIHIERSAGVYIMDTHIATGDDCISVGQGNDNVDVARVQCGPGHGMSVGSLGRYAGEGDVTRVHIRDMTFTGTTNGVRIKTWENSPTKSNAAHMVFENLIMNDVQSPIIIDQKYCPYYNCEHKYVSGVTIKDIQFKNIKGTATTPVAVLLRCGVPCQGLVLQDVNLRYKGQGTVSAKCENAKAKYVGVQLPKPCP, encoded by the exons ATGGAAGACGGCGTGCGGGACGGCCGGCGCCGTGACGGTGGTGGTGCCGGCGGGGATCTACCACATCGGCCCGGTGCAGTTCCACGGCCCCTGCAAGGCATCCACCATCACCTTCCAGCTGCAGGCAAGGCGTCGGTCAGAGATCATCCATCAGCTGCCTGCTGCCAGTCTTTACAACTTGGTCCGTCTGACATGGGATCGTCAGTGCAGGGCACGCTCAAGGCCGCGACGGACCTGAAGCAGTTCGGCAACGACTGGATCGAGTTCGGGTGGGTGAACGGGCtcaccgtcgccggcggcacCATCGACGGCCAGGGCGCCGCGTCCTGGCCCTTCAACAAGTGCCCCGTCCGCAAGGACTGCAAAGTCCTGCCCACA AGCGTGCTGTTCGTCAACAACCAGAACACGGTTGTGAAGGACCTGACGTCGGTGAACCCCAAGTTCTTCCACATCGCGCTGCTGTCCTGCAAGAGCATCAAAATGTCGGGGCTCAAGATCAGCGCGCCGTCCAACAGCCCCAACACCGACGGCATCCACATCGAGCGCAGCGCCGGCGTGTACATCATGGACACGCACATCGCCACCGGCGACGACTGCATCTCCGTCGGCCAGGGCAACGACAACGTCGACGTGGCCCGCGTGCAGTGCGGCCCGGGCCACGGCATGAGCGTCGGAAGCCTGGGGCGCTACGCCGGCGAGGGCGACGTCACGCGGGTGCACATCCGGGACATGACCTTCACGGGCACCACGAACGGCGTCCGCATCAAGACGTGGGAGAACTCGCCGACCAAGAGCAACGCCGCGCACATGGTCTTCGAGAACCTCATCATGAACGACGTCCAGAGCCCCATCATCATCGACCAGAAGTACTGCCCCTACTACAACTGCGAGCACAAG TACGTGTCCGGGGTGACCATCAAGGACATCCAGTTCAAGAACATCAAGGGCACGGCGACGACGCCGGTGGCCGTGCTGCTCAGGTGCGGCGTGCCGTGCCAGGGCCTGGTGCTGCAGGACGTGAACCTCAGGTACAAGGGGCAGGGCACCGTGTCGGCCAAGTGCGAGAACGCCAAGGCCAAGTACGTCGGCGTGCAGCTACCCAAGCCCTGCCCTTAG